In the Sarcophilus harrisii chromosome 1, mSarHar1.11, whole genome shotgun sequence genome, one interval contains:
- the LOC100929937 gene encoding putative olfactory receptor 2W6 — MGKANGSSLEGFILLGFSEWPWLEMILFGFVLIFYILTLFGNITIIVLSIADSRLHTPMYFFLGNLSFLDLCFTTSIVPQLLWNLWGPKKTISYHGCVSQLYIYMVLGSTECVLLCVMSYDRYVAVCRPLHYTIVMNLRLCLQLMTVSWGCGFLNAFVMCPQTMQLARCGHNKVNHFLCEMPALIAMACEDTTLVEAFAFVLGVILLLMPLSLILISYGMIAVAVLRIKSAEGRRKAFNTCSSHLTVVSLFYGTIIYMYLQPANSYSQYQGKFLTLFYTIVTPSINPLIYTLRNKDVKGAMKKLLGWEQGTRGVGR; from the coding sequence ATGGGAAAGGCCAATGGCAGCTCACTAGAGGGATTTATCCTGTTGGGTTTTTCTGAATGGCCCTGGCTAGAGATGATTCTCTTTGGTTTTGTATTAATCTTCTACATACTGACTCTCTTCGGCAATATAACAATCATTGTGTTGTCAATTGCAGATTCCCGACTACACACCCCTATGTACTTTTTTTTAGGCAACCTTTCCTTTCTGGATCTCTGCTTTACTACCAGCATTGTCCCTCAGCTATTGTGGAATCTATGGGGTCCCAAGAAGACTATCAGCTATCATGGTTGTGTTTCTCAGCTTTATATTTACATGGTATTGGGTTCTACTGAATGTGTACTCCTGTGTGTCATGTCCTATGACCGCTATGTTGCTGTCTGCCGACCTTTGCACTATACTATTGTCATGAATCTGAGACTCTGCCTACAACTGATGACTGTATCCTGGGGTTGTGGTTTTCTTAACGCTTTTGTCATGTGCCCCCAGACCATGCAATTGGCACGTTGTGGACACAATAAGGTGAACCACTTTCTGTGTGAGATGCCAGCCCTCATTGCCATGGCTTGTGAAGATACTACCCTGGTTGAGGCCTTTGCCTTTGTTCTTGGTGTGATCCTCCTCCTGATGCCCCTATCCCTGATTCTGATCTCCTATGGCATGATTGCTGTGGCTGTGTTAAGGATCAAATCAGCAGAAGGGCGAAGGAAGGCTTTCAACACCTGCTCTTCCCATCTTACAGTTGTTTCCCTCTTCTATGGGACCATCATCTATATGTATCTTCAACCAGCCAATAGTTACTCCCAGTACCAGGGAAAGTTCCTTACCCTTTTCTACACTATTGTAACCCCTAGCATCAACCCACTTATCTATACTCTAAGGAACAAGGATGTGAAAGGGGCAATGAAAAAACTTCTGGGCTGGGAACAGGGAACAAGAGGAGTAGGaagataa